The DNA sequence AACATTCGCAAGTACGGCATTCCCGTAATAGTTGCCCTTAACGAATTCCCGACTGACACGGAAAAGGAAAAAGAAAAATTTGACGGCCTCTGCAAGTCGAACTCGATACCTTACGAGCGGTCGAGAGTGTGGGCAGAAGGCGGCGCTGGAGGAGTCGACCTCGCGAGGAAGCTTGTCGAGCTTGTCGACGGTCCGAGTGATTACAAACCATTGATTCCGATGGACCTTTCCTTCGAAGAGAAGCTGAACAAGCTGGCGAAGGATATATATCGAGCCGGTAAAGTCGATCTTGAGCCTGCTGCAAAGAGCAAGTTAAGGCTCTTCAAGAAGCAGGGAGTTGACCGTCTACCGATAATAGTTGCCAAGACTCAGTATTCCATCTCCGACGACGACAAGAAACTGGGGGCTCCGCAGGGTTACACTTTCAAGGTAAGAGATCTAAACCTCTCGGCCGGCGCCGGGTTTATAGTTGTTGTCGCCGGAAAGATAATGCTGATGCCAGGACTGGGCAGAGACCCCAACGCCAAGCAGATAGATGTGGACGCAGACGGAAAGATTAGCGGGCTCTTTTGAGGTGGTGCATATGATACTTGATGGAAAGATCGTTTCAGAGAGCATATATGCCGAAATAAAGGAGAAGATCAGCAAAAGAAGTGGAGATCTTCCTTCACTAGTTCTCTTCTGCGACGAGCCTGACCCATCCAACAAGACCTATATGAATTCGATAAGGAAGCGGGGAGAGAAACTCGGAATTGAAGTGATAGTGAGAGATAGCGGCAGCAATCCCATCGAGGAGATCTCCGAACTGAACAAAGACAAGAGCGTTGCCGGGATAATGGTAATGCACCCGCTGAAAACCGCCGACGAGAGGGCCGTGCTGGCTGCGCTTAATCCCGAGAAGGATCTTGAGGGCCGAACCGTATCGAATCTCGGCGGAATAGTCAACGACGAGGAGTTCTTCGCTCCCCCCACTGCCGAAGCCGTCATGGAGATTCTCAACTATTACGGCATCGAAGTGAAGGGGAGAGACGTAACCATTGTCGGTAGATCAAATACAGTGGGGAAGCCTCTCGCGCTGCTCTTGTTGAAGAAAGGTGTGGACGGCACCGTGACAGTTTGCCACTCGAGGAGCAGAGACATATCAGAGAAGACATTCAACGCCGATATAGTAGTCAGTGCCGTTGGAATTGCAGGATTTATCGAGCGAGAAATGATCAGGCCCGGTGGTGTTGTGATAGACGTAGGAATTAACTTCGTGGACGGGAAGCTAGTCGGGGATGTGGACTTTGACGAGGTAAGCCAGATAGCTGCCGCGATTACTCCAGTGCCCGGGGGAGTCGGCAGTGTTACTACGGCGCTTCTTTTCAGACATTACTATAAATCCATTGAAAGAATGGAGTTGTAATTGATGAATGAACAGCCGCTCTTCAGACGATTGAAAGACTACTCTTATACCCAGCTGGAGGTTTTGGCCGGTGAGATAAGAGATACGATAACGAGAGTCGTGTCCTCTAATACTGGACATCTCGCTTCTAACCTGGGGACCGTAGAATTGACGATAGCTCTTTACCGGGTATTCAACCCTGACGAAGACATAATCATATGGGATACCGGACATCAGGCTTACACTCACAAACTGCTTACAGGTCGTTATGGTTCCTTCGGATCGCTCAGGAAGAAGGGCGGGATCAGCGGCTTCCTGAACAGAAAGGAAAGTCCTTATGATTTCTTTGGGGCCGGGCACGTTGGAACGGCGCTTCCTGCCGCAATGGGCATAGAGCAGGCAGAGAGTATATTTCAGAACGCAAAGAACATTGTGGTTGTTGCAGGCGATGGAGCTTTGACTTCTGGTCTGGCTCTTGAAGCCCTCAATCAAATGAAAGACATCGGCTCCAAGATAAAAGTGATAGTGAACGACAACGGTATGAGTATCGGGAAAAACGTGGGAAGTCTCTCTTCTTCGCTTGCAGAACTAAGGCTGAACCCCGTCTACAGAGAAATGAAAGGCGACTTGAAGAACGCCCTGGAGACAATGCGGCTCGGAAGCCTCGAGCAGTTCCTTTCTAAGATAAAGAGCGGATTGAAAGCCTCGATTCTCGGAGGTAATATTTTCGAAGATATGGGGTTGAACTACGTGGGTCCAGTGAAAGGTCACGATTTTCAGGAGCTGGAGGCGTTTTTTTCGGCAGTCAAACAGTTGCATGAACCTTTCTTTGTCCATATAGTCACAAAGAAGGGAAAGGGCCTCGAATACGCAGAAAGCAATCCCACTAGATTTCACAGTGTCAGCAGAATCGACCCGGAGAACGGCGAGAAGATCTCCCGAGACGGGGAGCTTACTTACAGCGAAGTCTTCGGAAAGGTTCTGACTGAACTGGCAAAGAAGGACCCGTCAATTTCCGCTATTACAGCAGCGATGCCCGACGGAACGGGTCTGGCTGGGTTTGCCGAGAAACATCCAGCAAGGTTTTTCGATCTTGGAATAACCGAACAGCTCTGCACAACCTTTGCGTCAGGAATGGCTGCGGCCGGAACGAAACCAGTCTTCGCGGTGTACTCGACATTCCTGCAGAGAGCGCTGGATCAGCTGATCCACGATGTTGCCATCCAGGATCTTCCGGTTCTATTCGCGATAGATAGGGCTGGCATAGTTGGTCAGGATGGTGCGACCCATAACGGAATCTTCGATATCGCTTTCCTTTCGATGATACCAAATATGCGGATTCTCGCTCCTTCGAGCCTGAAGGAACTGGCGAATATGATCTTCACTCTCTTCGCTGAGAAATGGATGGACCATCCCACTGCGATAAGATATCCGAGAGAGACGGAGCTCCAGAATATCGACGAGATTGTCTCTAACCTGAGGAAGATTGAGCTGTTCAAGTGGGAAAAGGTGATCGACGGAAAGGAAGCTGCCGTTCTTGCAACGGGATCGATGGTTTCCAGAAGCAGAGAGGCCGCTCTTCTGAACGGATATGCTCTTTATAACTGCCGATCAATAAAACCGCTCGATGAAGTGTCTCTCGGAGAGATCTTTTCCGATTACGACCTGATAGTGACGGTTGAAGAGGGAATAAAGAGCGGAGGCTTTGGCTCCAATGTGGCGCTTGAGGCTTCAAGGAAGAACTACAATGGTAGAATCGATATTATTGCAATTGAAGACCATTTTTCTTCTCACGGCACAAGGGAAGAGGTATTGAATGAACTGGGGTTGGATGCCAGGGGAATAGAGAATAGAATCTCTAGACTGAGAGGTGAAAAGAATGCAAGTAACTACAGAATTCGGTAAGATCGATATTTCTCTTCAGGCGATATCTTCAATAGTCAAAAAAGTTGTATCTGAGTCTTACGGACCGGTGAACGTCGGATCGCCCCAAACGGGCTTTTTGACAAAGCTTTTCGGCACGGGAGAAGATTCCAGAAAGGGAATCAAAGTAACCGAGGAGATCGACGGAACGCTTGAGATAGATATCGATTTGATTCTCGAGTACGGCGTTAGGATCCCAACCGTCGTTGAGAACATCCAGGAAAACGTATTTCACAAGTTGAAGGAGCTTACTGAAGCGACCAATATCAAGGTGAATATTCACGTTGTCGGCTTGCAGGATTGATGGGAGGCTAAGTAGATGAAACGTATCAACGGCAAGTTTTTTGTCGCAGCCTTCCGGAAAGCCGCTGAACGACTTCTTGCAAATAAAGATGAGATTAATGCGCTCAATGTCTTTCCCGTTCCAGACGGAGATACTGGATCGAACATGGCGGCCGCTATGATAGAGGCATGCGAGTATCTCGATAGATTGAAGAAAGATGATTTGGTGAGCGTTCTGGAAGCGGTCAAGACTGGGATGTTGATGGGCGCCAGGGGAAACTCCGGCGTAATCCTCTCTCAAATATTTAGAGGATTCGCCGAGGGAATAGGAAACAGAAAGTTCGTCAACACCAAGGCCTTCACCGAGGGCCTGACAAGAGCCAAAGAAATCGCTTATAGATCCGTGATGAAACCGGTTGAAGGCACAATGTTGACCGTCATGAAGGTCTCTGCTGATACTGCCGGGAATGAATTCGGAGGCATAGAGGATTTTGACGAGTACTTCGAGAAACTCTTAGACGTTGCCTTCGATACTGTTGAGAAGACCCCAACTCTTCTGCCAAAACTGAAGGAGGCCGGGGTAGTCGATTCAGGTGCAAAGGGACTTGCCTACATATTTGAAGGCTTCCTGCTGGCAACGAAAGGCGATATAGAGCTTGAGGGACCGATTCAGCAGATGCCGCAGGCCATGGGATCTTCAACGGAGCGTATAGTTGAGATTGTACGGGAAGAGCTCAAGTACACGTACTGCACTGAATTGATAGTGAACCTAAATGAGTCGGAAAGCCAGGAGGAGAGCTCGGAATTGCTGAAAGCCTATCTGGAAGAGATGGGAGATTCGATTGTCATGGTTCATCAAGATGAGATCATAAAGATTCACGTCCACACAGACCATCCTGGAGATGTTATTGAGAAGTTCCTCGGTGTCGGATTCCTTCAGAAGGTGAAGATTGACAACATGAAGGTACAGCATGAGCACGTTGTTGATATCCAGTCGAGAGGACCAGAGATGTATGGAAAGGACAAGCACCACGGAGTAATCGTGGTCTCACCGGGAGACGGTCTGGCCGATGTTTTGAAGAGTCTTGGCGTAGACTACGTTGTTAAGGGCGGCCAGACAATGAATCCCAGTCTGAAAGACCTATATGAAGCCATCAGCAGAATTGCTGCCAACAAGGTAATTGTCCTCCCCAACAACCCGAACATTATTCTAACTGCCAAAGAGGCGGCGAACGCCATTCACGATGACAATCCCGGGAAAGAAGTTTACATAATCCCCACGCGTACGGTTCAGGAAGGTATAGCCGCGATGACCGTATATAACGACGAGATGGATAGCGATTCCCTCATAGAAGAGATGAAAGAAGCGGCCGAAGCCGTTTCTCCGATTTCTATCACATACGCCGTTCGCGACTCCAGCATGAAGGGAAAGAAGATAAGGAAAGGCGAGTATATAGCGATAGGTAGAGATGGTTTGATAACCTCGGGTAGAAAGCTCGAAAAGCTCGTTCACGACTCCATTAAGTCCGTTCTTGGAAAAGACGACGACAAAGAAGTAGTCACGATATTTTATGGATCGGAAGTGTCTGAAGAAGCCGCAGGAAAATTACTCGAATCTCTTTCGGGAAGCTTCTCCGATCTCGAATTCGAAGTTCACAGCGGCGGACAACCCTACTATTACTACCTGATTTCCATTGAATAGATAAGAAGCTCAGGAGGGAACAATGTACTTACAAGACGTAGTAGAAAAACTCAACTCATACTGGTCTATGCAGGGGTGCATAATCGACCAGCCTTATGACTTGGAAATGGGTGCAGGTACATTCCACCCTTCAACCTTCCTTAGGTCGCTTGGAAAAAAACCCTGGAAAGTCGCCTTCATCCAACCAAGCAGAAGACCCACAGACGGTAGATACGGCGAAAATCCGATGAGGGTTCAGAGGTATTTCCAGTATCAGGTGATTATCAAACCCAACCCCGAGAATTCCCAAGAACTCTATCTCGGTTCACTTGAAGCTCTCGGAATAGACCCTGTGGAGCATGATATTCGATTCGTTGAAGACAACTGGGAATCTCCGACTCTGGGAGCCTGGGGAGTGGGCTGGGAG is a window from the Mesotoga infera genome containing:
- a CDS encoding DAK2 domain-containing protein, with translation MKRINGKFFVAAFRKAAERLLANKDEINALNVFPVPDGDTGSNMAAAMIEACEYLDRLKKDDLVSVLEAVKTGMLMGARGNSGVILSQIFRGFAEGIGNRKFVNTKAFTEGLTRAKEIAYRSVMKPVEGTMLTVMKVSADTAGNEFGGIEDFDEYFEKLLDVAFDTVEKTPTLLPKLKEAGVVDSGAKGLAYIFEGFLLATKGDIELEGPIQQMPQAMGSSTERIVEIVREELKYTYCTELIVNLNESESQEESSELLKAYLEEMGDSIVMVHQDEIIKIHVHTDHPGDVIEKFLGVGFLQKVKIDNMKVQHEHVVDIQSRGPEMYGKDKHHGVIVVSPGDGLADVLKSLGVDYVVKGGQTMNPSLKDLYEAISRIAANKVIVLPNNPNIILTAKEAANAIHDDNPGKEVYIIPTRTVQEGIAAMTVYNDEMDSDSLIEEMKEAAEAVSPISITYAVRDSSMKGKKIRKGEYIAIGRDGLITSGRKLEKLVHDSIKSVLGKDDDKEVVTIFYGSEVSEEAAGKLLESLSGSFSDLEFEVHSGGQPYYYYLISIE
- a CDS encoding formate--tetrahydrofolate ligase, with amino-acid sequence IRALKLNGGASKKDIREEDLSALEQGFENLKVHFENIRKYGIPVIVALNEFPTDTEKEKEKFDGLCKSNSIPYERSRVWAEGGAGGVDLARKLVELVDGPSDYKPLIPMDLSFEEKLNKLAKDIYRAGKVDLEPAAKSKLRLFKKQGVDRLPIIVAKTQYSISDDDKKLGAPQGYTFKVRDLNLSAGAGFIVVVAGKIMLMPGLGRDPNAKQIDVDADGKISGLF
- the dxs gene encoding 1-deoxy-D-xylulose-5-phosphate synthase — protein: MNEQPLFRRLKDYSYTQLEVLAGEIRDTITRVVSSNTGHLASNLGTVELTIALYRVFNPDEDIIIWDTGHQAYTHKLLTGRYGSFGSLRKKGGISGFLNRKESPYDFFGAGHVGTALPAAMGIEQAESIFQNAKNIVVVAGDGALTSGLALEALNQMKDIGSKIKVIVNDNGMSIGKNVGSLSSSLAELRLNPVYREMKGDLKNALETMRLGSLEQFLSKIKSGLKASILGGNIFEDMGLNYVGPVKGHDFQELEAFFSAVKQLHEPFFVHIVTKKGKGLEYAESNPTRFHSVSRIDPENGEKISRDGELTYSEVFGKVLTELAKKDPSISAITAAMPDGTGLAGFAEKHPARFFDLGITEQLCTTFASGMAAAGTKPVFAVYSTFLQRALDQLIHDVAIQDLPVLFAIDRAGIVGQDGATHNGIFDIAFLSMIPNMRILAPSSLKELANMIFTLFAEKWMDHPTAIRYPRETELQNIDEIVSNLRKIELFKWEKVIDGKEAAVLATGSMVSRSREAALLNGYALYNCRSIKPLDEVSLGEIFSDYDLIVTVEEGIKSGGFGSNVALEASRKNYNGRIDIIAIEDHFSSHGTREEVLNELGLDARGIENRISRLRGEKNASNYRIR
- a CDS encoding bifunctional 5,10-methylenetetrahydrofolate dehydrogenase/5,10-methenyltetrahydrofolate cyclohydrolase; translation: MILDGKIVSESIYAEIKEKISKRSGDLPSLVLFCDEPDPSNKTYMNSIRKRGEKLGIEVIVRDSGSNPIEEISELNKDKSVAGIMVMHPLKTADERAVLAALNPEKDLEGRTVSNLGGIVNDEEFFAPPTAEAVMEILNYYGIEVKGRDVTIVGRSNTVGKPLALLLLKKGVDGTVTVCHSRSRDISEKTFNADIVVSAVGIAGFIEREMIRPGGVVIDVGINFVDGKLVGDVDFDEVSQIAAAITPVPGGVGSVTTALLFRHYYKSIERMEL
- a CDS encoding Asp23/Gls24 family envelope stress response protein; this translates as MQVTTEFGKIDISLQAISSIVKKVVSESYGPVNVGSPQTGFLTKLFGTGEDSRKGIKVTEEIDGTLEIDIDLILEYGVRIPTVVENIQENVFHKLKELTEATNIKVNIHVVGLQD